The genome window CTGGAGTCAGTACTACGAAGGCGGTGTGGAGACGGTGGCGCTGGCGGTGAACCGTCGGCACGGGCTGAAGTATGCGTTCTGAAGAGACGGCAGAGGCGAGGCCGCGGGGCCTCGCCTCTGCTAGGGACAATTTCTGAACCAGAACCAGCTACTTCAGGAGCAGCATGCTCTTGGAGTAGGTCATCTCATCCGAGCGCAACCGGTACAAGTAAGTCCCGCTAGGCGTCGGCTGCCCGGCGTCGTTGCGGCCGTCCCAGGTGACGGTGTGGTGCTGGGCGGACAGGTGCCCCTGCACCAGGCGACGCACGACCTGGCCGTGCAGGTCGTAGATCTCCAGGGAGACCGCCGACGGGCGGGACAGGTCGAAGCTGATCACCGTGGACGGGTTGAACGGGTTCGGGGAGTTCTGGAACAGCTGCGTGACGCGCGGCACCGCGTTCGCCCCGGGCTGGTCGTCACCCTCCGGATCCTCGACGCCCACCGAGCCGGTGACCGTCAGCGTCACCGGCACCACGATCTGGATGTGATCCGGATCGTTGGTCGTGATCACCACGTTGCCGGTGTAGATGCCGTCGGTGAGGTCGGTCGCGTCGAAGTTGACCGCGATCAGACCGCCGGCGGTGTTGCCGGGCAGGGTGCCGCTCGCGGGCGCGATCGACAGCCAGGGGGCCGGCGGCGGCACGGAGCTGAACAGCACGGCCATGTTGTTGTGGACGTAGGCCGCGTTGAACACGGTCTGCAGGCCGTCGGTGCCGGCGGCGTTCTCGATGCCGACGGTCGCCGCGGTGAGCGTGCCGGTCATCGTCTTGTACTGGAGGACGATCGTGTTGTCGGCGTTCAGGATGGCCTGGAAGGTCTCGGCCTCCGAGGTGCCGTAGCGCACGACCGCGTCCCACTGCACGATGAACCGCTGGTTGGCGACGTCGGCGTAGTAGTACACCGTGCCGGCGGACAGCGGGTTCAGGTCGTCCCAGAACGGGGCGATCAGGTTGTTGGGCTCGGCCGCGTTGGGGATGGCGGCGTTGGTGTACGTCGTCACCGTCGAGGAGAACGACAGCCAACCGTTCGAGCAGGCCCGGACGGCCGAGTAGTCGGTCCCGTAGAAGCTGAAGTTGAAGCCCAGGTTCAGCGGCGCGGACGTGATGTCGTCGCCGTCGGTCAGGGCCGTGCCGACGCCGTTGATCTCGACCCAGTTGTAGGCGGGGCCGCCGAAGGCGTCGCTGTCGATCCAGGTGTAGCCGAAGCCGTCGGGGCCGCCGGAGCCCAGCAGCGGCGACGTACCCTCGCGGGTGTCGACGGCGCCCTTGGGCAGGTCGATGGCCTCGGGCTGCGCGGCCGCATCGGTGCCGGGCAGGTCCATGTTCGCCGCTGCGGTCCAGGACAGTTCACCGGCGCCGTTGTTGTCCAGCGTGATGAACTGCTGGGAGATGCCCAGCGGGGGCAGGGTCTCGCTCAGGCTGGCGGGGGACCAGGCCACCGACGGGTAGGCCGGGGGCACGATCGTCGGGAAGACGATGAAGTCGACGAAGGCGCAGTCGGCGCCGGTGCTGACCGAGCTGTCCTTGTCGTAGGTCCAGGTGAAGGTGTGGGAGCCGGCTCCCACCGCGAAGGACGCCAGCGTCCAGGGCACGGTGCCGGACCACGAGCCCTGCTCGGCGCCGTCGATGGCGAAGTGCAGGTAGTCGTAGCTCGCCTCGGATTCCACCCGGTAGTAGAACTCGATGTTCCCCGCCGCGAGCACGTTCAGCGTGAGCGCCAGCACCGACGCCTGGGAGTCGCTGATGTCGCCGCTGCGCACGCTGTGCGTGCCTTCGTAGGCGTCGGTCGTGGTCACGAACCAGTCGGCGTTGCCCGAGGTCTCCCACGGGTACAGCGTCAGGCCGCCGCTCTCGAAGTTCTCGAAGATCAGGGCGGGCAGCGTGAAGTCCTGCTGCACGTTCGCCGTCAGGTTGATGGCGACCTGCTGGCTGCCCATGCCGTAGGCCTGGGCCAGCACGTTGTAGGTCGTCCCGACGGGCAGGGTCAGCTCGTAGTAGCCGGTGCCGTCGGTTGTGGCCGGGGTCACCGGGGTGCCCAGCGCCCGGACCGTCGCGCCGCTGACCGGCGCCGCCGAGTCGTCGAACACGTAGCCGTAGATCATGGCCGAGGGCGCCGGCACCAGGGCCATGTCGGCCGTGGTCGTGACGTCCTCGACGACCGACACCGGCTGCGAGCCGGGCAGGTAGCCGAAGGCCGAGTAGTCGAAGGTGTAGGAGCCCTGCTCCATCATCATGGAGTAGAGGCCCAGGGCGTTGGTGTTGGCGGCGCGCGGCGTGCCGACGACCTCGACCAGAGCGCCGGCGATGGGATCGCCGGTGACGCTGTTGGTCACGACGCCCGCGGCCGTGCCGTAGCCCTGCATGACCGCCAGCACGGCGTCGTAGGCCTGCACGAAGCCGAATCCGTAGGTGTTGTCCTCGCCGACGGTGCCCAGGTCCATGGCGGTGTCCATCAGGATCTGCTTGATCGTGATGACGTCGAGGCCCGGGTTGGCCGAGCGCATCAGGGCGACGACGCCCGCGATGTGCGGGCCGGCCATCGAGGTGCCGCCCAGGTACTGGTAGGTGCCGCCGGGCTCGGCGCTGTAGACGTTGTCGCCGGGGGCGCAGATCTCGGGCTTCATGGCGTAGGCGCCGCCGCAGCCCGACGGTCCGCGGCTCGAGAAGCTGCTGATCGTGTAGGGCGGGGTGTCGATGGTCGAACCGACGCTGAAGCAGTTGTACGGGCTCGCGGCGCGGTCGCCGGGGCTGCGCAGGGTGGTGGAGCCGGGGCCCTCGTTGCCGGCCGACCAGGTCAGCACGACGCCCGAGGCCTCGCAGTTGTCGATCGCGGCCCACCAGCGGCTGTCGCAGTCGAAGTAGCCGGTGAAGTTCTCGTTGACGCCCCAGCTGTTCTGCACGACGTCGGGGACGTCGCCCAGGGTCAGGGGGTTGCCGTCGGGATCGGCCATGAACTCGAGCGAGGCGATGACGCCGTTGTCGAACGCGGCGCCGGTGCTGGAGTTGATGATGTTGGTGGCGATCCACTGCGCGCCGGGGGCCACGCCGATGGAGTCGTCCGGAGCCAGACCGGTGATGGTGCCCATGACGTGGGTGCCGTGGTAGTGGCGGTCGACGGGGAAGGAGGGGTCGCCCAGGTTGGCGGCGTCCAGCCAGCACTCGGCGGCCGGCGCGAAGTTGCCGCGCCAGCGGGCCGACAGGGCGGGATGGGTCCCGTCCACGCCGGTGTCCAGCACGCCGACGACGGCGCCGGTGCCGTTGATGCCCAGCTCGCTCCACACGCGGCGGGCGCCGACGGCGACCACGCCCGGGGTGATGCCGATGCCGGCGGTGTCCTTGTCGAAGCCCTTGGACTGGCGCTCGGTGGCGGGTTCGATCAGTTCGATCTCGAGGTTGGGTTCGACGATCTCGACGTCGTCGCGCAGCGCGAGGGCGCGGGCGCCGTCGACCGTGGTGCGCACGACGACCGAGTTGACGAGCCAGTGGGGCGTGTAGCCCTTGACCTCGCCGAGAGCCTTGCTCGCAGCCAGGTCGGCCAGCAGCCGGCCCTGGGAGCGCTTCGAAACATCCTGGAGGGCGCCGACCACGGTGGCGTGGCGGTCCTCCATGGAGGTCTTCGCGTTGTGCAGCTGCCAATCGAGGGCAGCCACATCGACCTGGTCCTGCAGGACGACCAGGACGGTGATCTCATCGCTCCCCAGCATGCCGCCGACGTACTTCTCGAAACCGCGGGAGACGTTCCCCGCGGCCGAGACGCCGGCCAGCATGACGAGGGCCAGGGCTAGGACGAGAGCTTTTCTCATGTTCGACCCCTTCTCTGGCTAGGCCAGGACTCATGATGGGACAGGATCAGAGCGCCCCGCCGCGAGGCGGTGCAACGTGCCTTATAGCATTGGCGGGGAGGACATTCTATCACAGATCCCATCGTTCAGACAATCCCTAGATATTGCCCACGATATCATATCTTTCAAGTCGTCAATATGGCCAACGTCATCTGGATCAAGCTGTTAGATGAAAACGGCCGATCGAGCCGGAGCCCGATCGGCCTCAAGACAAGTCGGCGGGGGTTGGAGGGAGAAACCGACTTGCCCCGTACTGCCGACATTACGCGTTTCGTGCCTCGATATCAATATTTAACACAAGTTAAATATCGACACCGCAAATCACCTTACTTCTTGTACATGTAGTAGGCCAGCGGGATCACCACCACCGTCAACAGCGTCGACACCATGGCCCCGAACACCAGCGACAGCGCCAGCCCCTGGAAGATCGGGTCGAACACCATCACCGACGAGGCCGTGATCACGGCGCCCGCGGTCAGGGCGATCGGCAGGAACCGCACGGCCCCGGACTCGATGACCGCCTCTTCCAGGCTCAGCCCCTGCTTCAGGCGCGACTCGATGAAATCGATGAGCAGGACGCTGTTGCGGACCATGATGCCCGCCAGCGCGATGAACCCGATCATCGAGGTGGCCGTGAAGAAGGCGCCGAAGATCAGGTGCCCCGGGATGATGCCCACCAGCGTCAGCGGGATCGGGATCATCATCAGGATCGGCACCACGAAGTTCTGGAACCAGCCCACGATCAGCAGGTAGATCAGCACCAGCACGATGGCGAAGGCCAGGCCCAGGTCGCGGAACACCTCGTAGGTGATGTGCCATTCCCCGTCCCACTTCAGGCTGGGCTGCTCGCTGTCGCCGGGCTGCGCCTTGAAGTGCTGCTTCAGCTCGGTGCCGTCGGGCAGGGGGATCTGCGCGATGCGCTCCTTCATGTCGAGGATCGCGTAGATCGGCGACTCCAGCTCCCCGGCCACATCGGCGGTCACGTAGACCACCGGCTTGAGGTTGCGCCGGTGCAGGCTCTGGGGCAGCGTCGAGGTCTCGATCCTCACCACGTCCGACAGCGGGATCAGCGCCCCGGCGCTGGAGTAGACGTAGAGGTCGGACAGCGCCTCGAGGCTCGAGCGGTCGGCCTGCGGCAGCCGCAGGGTGATGGGGACGGCCTCGACCGCCTCCGGGATGTGGGCCAGGCCGGCGTCGAAGCCGCCCAGGGCCACGGCCAGCGTGCGGGCCACCTGGTCGGTGCCGACGCCGCGCACCGCGGCGCGCTCCTTGTCCACGACGAAGCGGTAGCGGGTCTGGTCGGCCTCGACGAACCAGTCGATGTCCACCACGCCGGGCGTGGTCTCGAAGACCTCCTTCACCTGCCGCGCGACCTCCACGCGGCTGGCGAGGTCCGGGCCGTAGACCTCGGCGACGAGCGTCGAGAGCACGGGCGGCCCGGGCGGCACCTCGGCGATCTTCACCGCGGCGCCGTGGCGCTTCGCGATCTCCTGGATCGGGCCGCGCACGCGCTTGGCGATGTCGTGGCTCTGCGCGTCGCGCTCGCCCTTGGGCAGCAGGTTCACCTGCAGGTCGGCCACCGTCGGGCCCTGGCGCAGGAAGTAGTGCCGCACCAGGCCGTTGAAGTTCACGGGCGCGGGCACGCCGGCGTAGAGCTGGTAGTCGGTGACCTCGGGCACGCCGGAGAGGTAGTCGCCGATCTCGCGCGCCACCTCGGTGGTGCGCTCGAGCGTCGTGCCTTCGGGCATGTCCACGATGACCTGGAACTCGCTCTTGTTGTCGAAGGGCAGCATCTTCACCTGGACGGTGCGCGTCACGAAGAGCAGCGACACCGCCACGGTCAGCAGGGCGACCGTGCCCAACACCAGGATCCGCTTGCGCCCGTCGGCGATCAGCGGGGCCATGAGGCGGCTGTAGAGCTTGAAGATGCGCGTCTCGTGCAGGTGGTAGCCCGTCTCCTTGGCCGCGAACTCGGGGTCGTCGGCGAAGCCGCCGGTCGCGTCGAGGGCGTCCTTGTCCTTGTGACCGAGCAGGCGGACGGCCAGCCAGGGGGCGACCACCAGCGCGATGAACAGCGAGAAGAGCATCGCCAGCGAGGCGCCCACCGGCATCGGGCGCATGTAGGGGCCCATCAGGCCGCGCACGAAGGCCATCGGCAACACGGAGGCGATGACGGTGAAGGTGGCCAGGATGGTCGGGTTGCCGACCTCGTCGATGGCCTGCAGGGCCGCCAGCAGGCTGCGGCGGCCGGCCATCTTGAAGTGCCGGTGGATGTTCTCGACGATGATGATGGAGTCGTCCACGACCAGGCCGGTCACCAGGATCAGCGCGAAGAGCGTCACGCGGTTGAGCGTGTAGTCGAGGATGTAGTAGGTGAACAGCGTCAGGCCGAAGGTCGTGGGGATGGTCAGGAAGATGATCAGCGCCCCGCGCCAGCCCATCGCCGGCAGCACGACGACCACCGCCAGCAGGATCGCCAGCATCAGGCTGAAGATGAGCTCCTTCGCCTTGTGCTGCGCCGTCTCGCCGTAGTCGCGCGTGACGGTGAGGTTGACGTCGCCGGGGATCAGGCGGCCCCGCAGGGTCTCCACCTTCTCCAGGACGTGGGCCGCCACGCGGGTGGCGTCGCTGCCCTTGCGCTTGGAGACCGAGACGGTCACCGCCGGGTACTCGCCGCCCGCGGCGAAGCCGCCCTCGCCGGCCGCCAGCGTCGCCGCCCCGTGGCCGCCGTGCCCGCCCTCCGACGCGTACCCCGGCCCGAGGCCGTGGAAGGCGTAGC of bacterium contains these proteins:
- a CDS encoding efflux RND transporter permease subunit, with protein sequence MTHQPGQYGPATKLAQAFINSKLTPLLIVAMLLLGMFSLSLTPREEEPQIVVPMIDIMVMLPGADPAEVESRLARPLEQRIWEVEGVEYVYTSSYPNFALVTARFLVGHDMEKAMVRVYNKLAGNLDQMPPGTLPPLVKVRSIDDVPIMSLTLWSKDYDHFQLRQIAGELKNEIQDIESVSVVDVVGGRKRSLRVELDPQRMAAFNVTPLSVVPALQSANQSLPAGSFPALDRQFTVEAGSFLTSAQDVADLVVGVFGERPVRLGDVATVTDGPSDVDSYAFHGLGPGYASEGGHGGHGAATLAAGEGGFAAGGEYPAVTVSVSKRKGSDATRVAAHVLEKVETLRGRLIPGDVNLTVTRDYGETAQHKAKELIFSLMLAILLAVVVVLPAMGWRGALIIFLTIPTTFGLTLFTYYILDYTLNRVTLFALILVTGLVVDDSIIIVENIHRHFKMAGRRSLLAALQAIDEVGNPTILATFTVIASVLPMAFVRGLMGPYMRPMPVGASLAMLFSLFIALVVAPWLAVRLLGHKDKDALDATGGFADDPEFAAKETGYHLHETRIFKLYSRLMAPLIADGRKRILVLGTVALLTVAVSLLFVTRTVQVKMLPFDNKSEFQVIVDMPEGTTLERTTEVAREIGDYLSGVPEVTDYQLYAGVPAPVNFNGLVRHYFLRQGPTVADLQVNLLPKGERDAQSHDIAKRVRGPIQEIAKRHGAAVKIAEVPPGPPVLSTLVAEVYGPDLASRVEVARQVKEVFETTPGVVDIDWFVEADQTRYRFVVDKERAAVRGVGTDQVARTLAVALGGFDAGLAHIPEAVEAVPITLRLPQADRSSLEALSDLYVYSSAGALIPLSDVVRIETSTLPQSLHRRNLKPVVYVTADVAGELESPIYAILDMKERIAQIPLPDGTELKQHFKAQPGDSEQPSLKWDGEWHITYEVFRDLGLAFAIVLVLIYLLIVGWFQNFVVPILMMIPIPLTLVGIIPGHLIFGAFFTATSMIGFIALAGIMVRNSVLLIDFIESRLKQGLSLEEAVIESGAVRFLPIALTAGAVITASSVMVFDPIFQGLALSLVFGAMVSTLLTVVVIPLAYYMYKK
- a CDS encoding S8 family serine peptidase, translating into MRKALVLALALVMLAGVSAAGNVSRGFEKYVGGMLGSDEITVLVVLQDQVDVAALDWQLHNAKTSMEDRHATVVGALQDVSKRSQGRLLADLAASKALGEVKGYTPHWLVNSVVVRTTVDGARALALRDDVEIVEPNLEIELIEPATERQSKGFDKDTAGIGITPGVVAVGARRVWSELGINGTGAVVGVLDTGVDGTHPALSARWRGNFAPAAECWLDAANLGDPSFPVDRHYHGTHVMGTITGLAPDDSIGVAPGAQWIATNIINSSTGAAFDNGVIASLEFMADPDGNPLTLGDVPDVVQNSWGVNENFTGYFDCDSRWWAAIDNCEASGVVLTWSAGNEGPGSTTLRSPGDRAASPYNCFSVGSTIDTPPYTISSFSSRGPSGCGGAYAMKPEICAPGDNVYSAEPGGTYQYLGGTSMAGPHIAGVVALMRSANPGLDVITIKQILMDTAMDLGTVGEDNTYGFGFVQAYDAVLAVMQGYGTAAGVVTNSVTGDPIAGALVEVVGTPRAANTNALGLYSMMMEQGSYTFDYSAFGYLPGSQPVSVVEDVTTTADMALVPAPSAMIYGYVFDDSAAPVSGATVRALGTPVTPATTDGTGYYELTLPVGTTYNVLAQAYGMGSQQVAINLTANVQQDFTLPALIFENFESGGLTLYPWETSGNADWFVTTTDAYEGTHSVRSGDISDSQASVLALTLNVLAAGNIEFYYRVESEASYDYLHFAIDGAEQGSWSGTVPWTLASFAVGAGSHTFTWTYDKDSSVSTGADCAFVDFIVFPTIVPPAYPSVAWSPASLSETLPPLGISQQFITLDNNGAGELSWTAAANMDLPGTDAAAQPEAIDLPKGAVDTREGTSPLLGSGGPDGFGYTWIDSDAFGGPAYNWVEINGVGTALTDGDDITSAPLNLGFNFSFYGTDYSAVRACSNGWLSFSSTVTTYTNAAIPNAAEPNNLIAPFWDDLNPLSAGTVYYYADVANQRFIVQWDAVVRYGTSEAETFQAILNADNTIVLQYKTMTGTLTAATVGIENAAGTDGLQTVFNAAYVHNNMAVLFSSVPPPAPWLSIAPASGTLPGNTAGGLIAVNFDATDLTDGIYTGNVVITTNDPDHIQIVVPVTLTVTGSVGVEDPEGDDQPGANAVPRVTQLFQNSPNPFNPSTVISFDLSRPSAVSLEIYDLHGQVVRRLVQGHLSAQHHTVTWDGRNDAGQPTPSGTYLYRLRSDEMTYSKSMLLLK